The following are encoded together in the uncultured Sphaerochaeta sp. genome:
- a CDS encoding sugar phosphate isomerase/epimerase family protein gives MARMVTIFTGQWADLPFEKMCETVSEMGYDGVEIACWGDHMNVEKAAKDPSYVADKKAILKKYNLGCYALGNHLAGQCVGDAFGDPRLAGFAPKSLKGDDKAIRQWGIDQMKYTAQAAKNMGCSVVTGFMGSPIWKYFYSFPANSEQLIEDGYQEIYDLWTPILDEFDKQGVKFALEVHPSEIAYDYYSTQRLLEKFKKREALGINFDPSHLQWQGLDPALFFRDFASHIYHVHIKDSLVKLDGRSGILGSHLAFGDLRRGWNFVSPGHGDVDFDMIIREANAAGYHGPLSVEWEDNGMDRLFGASEALELVRRVDFEPSNVDFDGAMEN, from the coding sequence ATGGCTAGAATGGTGACAATTTTTACCGGACAGTGGGCAGATCTTCCCTTTGAGAAGATGTGTGAGACCGTAAGTGAAATGGGATATGACGGGGTTGAGATTGCCTGTTGGGGTGATCACATGAACGTTGAGAAGGCTGCAAAGGATCCCTCCTATGTAGCTGACAAGAAAGCAATCCTGAAGAAATACAACCTTGGTTGCTATGCCCTGGGAAACCACCTTGCCGGACAGTGCGTCGGAGATGCCTTTGGCGATCCTCGTCTTGCCGGTTTTGCCCCCAAGAGCCTCAAGGGTGATGACAAGGCAATTCGACAGTGGGGAATCGACCAGATGAAGTACACCGCCCAGGCAGCAAAGAACATGGGATGCTCGGTGGTTACCGGTTTCATGGGTAGCCCGATCTGGAAGTATTTCTACTCGTTCCCTGCCAACAGTGAACAGTTGATCGAGGATGGCTACCAGGAGATCTACGACCTCTGGACTCCAATCCTCGATGAGTTCGACAAGCAGGGCGTGAAATTTGCTCTTGAGGTGCACCCCTCTGAGATTGCCTATGACTACTACAGCACCCAGCGTCTCCTGGAGAAGTTTAAGAAGCGAGAGGCGCTTGGGATCAACTTCGATCCAAGTCACCTCCAGTGGCAGGGACTCGATCCCGCACTCTTCTTCCGTGATTTTGCTTCTCATATCTACCATGTGCATATCAAGGACAGCTTGGTGAAGCTGGATGGCAGGAGCGGTATCCTTGGTTCCCACCTAGCCTTCGGTGATTTAAGAAGAGGGTGGAATTTCGTCTCTCCAGGTCATGGTGATGTCGACTTTGACATGATCATCCGTGAGGCAAATGCGGCTGGATACCATGGTCCCCTGTCCGTTGAATGGGAAGACAATGGCATGGATAGGTTGTTTGGTGCGAGTGAAGCACTTGAACTGGTGAGAAGAGTTGATTTCGAACCCTCGAATGTTGATTTCGATGGAGCAATGGAGAATTGA
- a CDS encoding Gfo/Idh/MocA family oxidoreductase produces the protein MDRIAYGMIGGGKGAFIGDVHRKAIRLDDLAVLKAGCFSRDVENSKAFGTELGVANDRLYADYHEMAEKEASREDGIAFAVCVTPNASHFDICKAFLSQGIHVVCDKPLTWSIEQSEELAEICKKKNLLFGVTYTYTGYPAVKQMRKMVQDGVLGKIRFVNAEYPQDWLGNPVDEHSSIAPWRMDPKVSGATNCLGDIGSHIENMVATVTGMKIKKVCARLDSLVEGRTLDDNASVMVEYEGGGKGLYWSSQIAFGYDNALRIRIFGEKGSLEWLQEDPDYFFFTPCDGPKQRWSRGREAFDPVAGQYSRVPAGHPEGLYEAFANIYKPFISALSKQLRGEKLDKTDLDFPGVEEGLDGVKFINRCLESSKQGSVWVDL, from the coding sequence ATGGATCGAATTGCCTATGGAATGATTGGAGGTGGAAAAGGAGCCTTTATCGGGGATGTACATCGTAAAGCTATCCGTCTTGATGATCTTGCTGTCTTGAAAGCTGGGTGTTTTTCGCGTGATGTGGAAAATTCGAAAGCTTTTGGAACAGAGCTCGGTGTTGCAAATGATCGTCTCTATGCCGATTATCATGAAATGGCGGAGAAGGAAGCAAGCAGGGAAGACGGCATTGCCTTTGCTGTTTGCGTTACACCAAACGCTTCCCACTTTGACATATGCAAGGCCTTTCTCTCCCAGGGGATTCATGTTGTCTGTGACAAGCCCCTGACCTGGAGTATTGAACAGAGTGAGGAGCTGGCTGAAATCTGCAAGAAGAAGAATTTGCTCTTTGGTGTTACTTATACCTATACAGGATACCCTGCTGTGAAGCAGATGAGAAAGATGGTCCAGGATGGAGTGCTGGGGAAGATCAGGTTTGTGAATGCAGAGTACCCACAGGACTGGCTGGGTAATCCCGTCGATGAACATAGTTCCATTGCTCCCTGGAGAATGGACCCGAAGGTATCGGGGGCAACAAACTGCCTTGGCGATATCGGAAGCCATATAGAGAACATGGTGGCCACGGTTACCGGGATGAAGATCAAGAAGGTCTGTGCACGCCTTGACAGCTTGGTTGAGGGCAGGACGTTGGATGATAATGCCTCGGTGATGGTTGAGTATGAGGGGGGAGGCAAGGGCCTGTACTGGTCAAGCCAGATTGCCTTTGGGTATGACAACGCCCTCCGTATCCGCATTTTCGGCGAGAAAGGGAGCTTGGAGTGGCTGCAGGAGGACCCTGATTACTTCTTCTTTACCCCGTGTGATGGCCCCAAGCAAAGGTGGAGCCGCGGGCGTGAGGCCTTCGACCCGGTAGCCGGGCAGTACTCCCGTGTGCCAGCAGGACACCCTGAGGGACTCTACGAGGCATTTGCCAATATTTACAAGCCTTTCATCTCAGCACTCTCAAAGCAACTTCGTGGAGAGAAACTGGATAAGACAGATCTGGATTTTCCCGGAGTTGAGGAGGGCCTCGATGGTGTGAAATTCATTAATCGGTGTCTGGAGAGCAGCAAGCAAGGCTCTGTTTGGGTCGACCTATAA